CGTGACACCCAGCCAGATCGAGGCCGTCGCCGGGCGGATCGTACGGGCTTGGGGAGCCGGGCTGCCGATGCTCGGCGGGCTGGAAAGCGACGCCCTTCTGCCCGTGCTGCGCGCGGCCGCCGAGCAGGTGCCGGAAACCTCAAGCGCCTCCGGACCGTGAGCTGCCCTCAGCGGCCCAAATGCCCGCCGCCCGCGGGCTCGTCAAGGACTTCCGCTTCGGTCCACCATCCGGTGCCCGAAGCGGGGGAAGAGAAGCACTCGGCCACAACATGTGAGAGGAGGAAGAAAGTGCAGGAGAAGGAAAGCATCCAGCCCGGACTGGAGCTGGAAATGCAGGAGCTGGAAGCCATGGACGCCCCCGATTTCGATTGGTGGGGCCTCGCCGGCGCCCTCGAAGGCTACGGCATTGGCGCCGCGGCAACCTCGGGGATCATCATCGGCGGCATTCTGGCCACCTGATCCCGGCTGCCCAAAGGGCATGACGGATCTGACGACATGGCCATGAGCAGTGTTAGCAAGGAAACATGACAGGAGGTGTCATCAATGCAGGAGAACGAGAAGACCCAGCCGGTACTGGAGCTGGACATGGAGGAGCTGGAGACCATGGAAGCCCCCGATTTCTGGGGTCCCTTCTTCGGCGGAGTCGGCTCTGCCATTGGCGTCGGCGGGCTCGTGCTCAGTTCGGGCATCCTCACCTGATGAGTGACGGGGCCTGATACCGGGGGTCTGTGGTGGCGGGCGGCATCCGCCACCACAGACCCCCGGCCACACGAAGAAATTAACACCTGGCGGTGGATAGGAAGGGGTTATGAACAACACGGACCAATTGAGCATCGCCTTGGCCACGGCCATCGAGTCCACTGTGACTGCACGGAGTTGCCGTGAGTGAAACTCCCGTAATCGAGTTCCGTGGCGTCAGCAAGCGGTTCGGTCCGGTTGCGGCCGTGGAGGACCTCACCTTCACGGTCCGGCCTGGACGAGTGGTGGGCCTGCTCGGCCGCAACGGCGCCGGCAAGTCCACCTCGCTGCGCATGCTCCTGGGGCTGGCCTGTCCCACGGCGGGAAAGGCGACCGTATTCGGCCATGCCTACGACGATTTGCCGAACGCCGCTCGCCGAATCGGTATCAGCATGGACTCAATCGGCCCCATCCCGGGAACCACCGGCCGCCGCGACCTCCTGGTATGGGCCAGAACGCTAGGCCTGCCCTCGGCCCGCGTGGACGACGTGCTTGACCTGGTCGGGCTCGCCGACGGTGCAGACCGCAAGGTGAGGAGCTACTCGACCGGCATGAAGCAGCGGCTGGCCCTGGCTACGGCCCTGCTCGCCGACCCCGAGGTACTGGTACTCGACGAGCCGGTCAACGGCCTCGACCCGGACGGCATCCGCTGGCTGCGTGAACTGCTCCGCTCCCTCGCCGCCGAGGGACGTACCGTCCTGCTCTCCAGTCACTTGCTGGCCGAGGTCGAGCAGACCGTAGACGATGTGGTGATCCTGCAACGCACCCTGCGCTACGCGGGAGAGCTCAGCGCCTTGACCTCAAACGGCGTGGAGCGTCTGGAAGATCGCTTCTTCGAGTTGGCGAAGCCACGCGGCCAGGGGCGACGAGGAGCCGCCCAGCACGGAACAGACCGACGCCGCGGCCGTCACCGACGACCCTGAGGAACAAACATGCGTGAATGGTTGCTGGGTGAGTGGACCAAGGCATGGTCAGGCCGTACCTGGGCCGTGCTCGTCTCGATCGCCGTCTTCATGTCCCTGCTCTCGGGACTCAGTTATGCAGCTCAGGGCGACAAGATGGTCAGCGCAGGCAAGACCGACGTCGCGGCCGTTACCAACGATGTGGTCCGTGCCTCGATGACGACCTTCCTGTTCGCCTCGCTCTTCGGCGCACTGCTGGTGACCCGGGAGTACTCTTCGGGCTCCATCAGCCGCTCCGTGCTCCTCATCGGTGGCAGGGACCGTCTGTTCCTCGCGAAGCTCGTGGTCGCTGCCGCTGTGGGTGCTCTGTTCGGGCTGTTCGCCGTCCTCCTGGCGACGGTGTCGAGCTGGGTGATGCTCGCCGGCTACGGCTACAGCTCCGAGTGGACCTCGGAGACCTGGCTGATCGCCCTCGGTGTGTTCGCCTGCAATGTACTGGCCGCCCCGTGGGGCGTCTTCGTCGGCTGGATCGTCCGCCATCAGATCGGTGCCGTGGGTGCTCTGATGGCACTGACCCTGCTGGTGGACCCCGCTTTGAAACGGCTGGTGCCCGACGAGGCGAAGTATCTGCTGACGGTCGCCATGAGCTCGGTCTACCGGGACGGGGCCGCCGATCTGCTCTCACCGCAGACTGCCCTCCTGGTCATCGCAGGCTGGCTGGCCGCGGCCGGGTACGCGGCACACAAGCTGCTCCACTCCCGCGACATCACGTAAGGCGGCCCGCATGTCCTCGACGACCGCGCCCACCGAGATCGCCTCGGAGCGCTTGGCCCGGCCCAGGCTCGCCGCCGACGTATCGGTGCATGAGCCTGCCAAGGGCAAGGCTCCCTGGGTCATCCAACGAGGCCGGCAGGCATACTTCCGTGTCCAGCCCGACCTCGCCAGGCTGGCACTCGCCTTGAACGGAACACGTGACCACGCCCAGCT
This window of the Streptomyces sp. V4I8 genome carries:
- a CDS encoding daptide-type RiPP yields the protein MQEKESIQPGLELEMQELEAMDAPDFDWWGLAGALEGYGIGAAATSGIIIGGILAT
- a CDS encoding daptide-type RiPP — translated: MQENEKTQPVLELDMEELETMEAPDFWGPFFGGVGSAIGVGGLVLSSGILT
- a CDS encoding ATP-binding cassette domain-containing protein, whose translation is MSETPVIEFRGVSKRFGPVAAVEDLTFTVRPGRVVGLLGRNGAGKSTSLRMLLGLACPTAGKATVFGHAYDDLPNAARRIGISMDSIGPIPGTTGRRDLLVWARTLGLPSARVDDVLDLVGLADGADRKVRSYSTGMKQRLALATALLADPEVLVLDEPVNGLDPDGIRWLRELLRSLAAEGRTVLLSSHLLAEVEQTVDDVVILQRTLRYAGELSALTSNGVERLEDRFFELAKPRGQGRRGAAQHGTDRRRGRHRRP
- a CDS encoding ABC transporter permease, which codes for MREWLLGEWTKAWSGRTWAVLVSIAVFMSLLSGLSYAAQGDKMVSAGKTDVAAVTNDVVRASMTTFLFASLFGALLVTREYSSGSISRSVLLIGGRDRLFLAKLVVAAAVGALFGLFAVLLATVSSWVMLAGYGYSSEWTSETWLIALGVFACNVLAAPWGVFVGWIVRHQIGAVGALMALTLLVDPALKRLVPDEAKYLLTVAMSSVYRDGAADLLSPQTALLVIAGWLAAAGYAAHKLLHSRDIT